A portion of the Limnothrix sp. FACHB-406 genome contains these proteins:
- a CDS encoding DNA-directed RNA polymerase subunit beta', whose protein sequence is MADQPTQPIFYNRVIRKGQLRNLIAWAFTHYGTARTSQLADALKDLGFKFATRAGVSISVDDLQIPPIKRQLLEAAEEEIRRTETKYVRGEITEVERFQKVIDTWNGTSENLKDEVVRNFESNDPLNSVYMMAFSGARGNLSQVRQLVGMRGLMANPQGEIIDLPIKTNFREGLTVTEYIISSYGARKGLVDTALRTADSGYLTRRLVDVSQDTIIRETDCGTERGIPVRAMTDDEKILIPISSRLLGRVVAVDVVHPQTGEVLAARNQDISDELAKEIEAAGVEEVIVRSPLTCEAARSVCQKCYGWSLAHGSMVDMGEAVGIIAAQSIGEPGTQLTMRTFHTGGVFTGEVAGQIRAPFDGVVKYPKNLRARSFRTRHGEDALLLEAPTKLTVEAGGKKETFEASQGSILIARSGEEVKLGQMLVEVQAQGRTTRKSTEKATKDVPSDMAGEVLFDGVYPEEKKDRQGNTTRIAQRSGLIWVLSGEVYNLPPGAEPTVKNGSVVEANSILAETRLVTEHGGVVRLPIEVAEADGKAGSREIEIITASVLLNEARIRTESAQGRDHYLIETDRGQLFSLIATPGTKVLHNQVVAELIDDHYRTSTGGILRYSGVEVAKKAKGKQGYEVLQGGTLLWIPEETHEINKDISLLMVEDGQYVEAGTEIVKDIFCQSAGIVEVIQKNDILREISIKPGDLRMVDDPDLVATVDGQIITPGQDIIPGLPAEELVCVEYVETPEGSGLLLRPVIEFTVPDEPAVPSQDSAEEAGRSIKLRAVQRIPFKDGERVKSVEGIDLLRTQLILEMDKGTPQLAADIELVDDPTDEDIKRLQLVILESLVVRRDVSADPTQGSTHTRLLVKDGDRVDPGAVVARTEIQAKDGGEVRGIRGDGESLRRLLIMRPTDQVTVATQATPTVKVDDLVVAGKSEIAPGQVSAESGQVLSIGEDHLVLRVARPYRVSSQAVLHIDDGDLVQRGDNLVLLVFERTKTGDIIQGLPRIEELLEARKPKEACVLARRPGTAQVVYGEDDTVEVKIIENDGTLAEYPIRAGQNVQVVDGQTANVAEPLTDGPANPHETLEIFYNYYAELMSPYEAALDSLQRVQKFLVDEVQSVYQSQGIEISDKHIEVIVRQMTSKVRIDDGGDTTMLPGELVELQQVERVNEAMSITGAAPALYTPVLLGITKASLNTDSFISAASFQETTRVLTEAAIEGKSDWLRGLKENVIIGRLIPAGTGFNAYEEGLVDEISPYETTGYTLTDPLYGDDGELADVVLDDRTARAYELEGTIDLGAEAAYGLSRNPAIIDDEDIGGSYGSRYTSSGDEEEEEGYTDGGEDFDDED, encoded by the coding sequence ATGGCTGACCAACCGACCCAACCCATCTTTTACAACCGCGTGATCCGTAAGGGTCAACTGCGGAACCTGATTGCCTGGGCCTTTACCCACTATGGAACGGCCCGCACCTCCCAGCTTGCCGATGCCCTAAAGGATCTGGGCTTTAAATTCGCCACCCGTGCCGGGGTCTCGATTAGCGTCGATGACCTGCAAATTCCGCCGATTAAGCGCCAACTGCTGGAAGCCGCCGAAGAGGAAATTCGCCGCACAGAAACCAAATATGTGCGCGGGGAAATTACGGAAGTGGAGCGCTTCCAAAAGGTAATCGACACCTGGAACGGCACCAGCGAAAACCTGAAAGATGAGGTGGTGCGCAACTTTGAATCCAACGATCCCCTGAACTCCGTCTACATGATGGCCTTCTCGGGAGCGCGGGGGAACCTGTCCCAGGTGCGCCAGTTGGTGGGGATGCGCGGCTTGATGGCGAACCCCCAAGGGGAAATCATCGACTTGCCGATTAAAACCAACTTCCGCGAAGGGCTGACCGTCACCGAATACATCATTTCCTCCTACGGGGCGCGTAAGGGGTTGGTGGACACGGCGTTGCGCACGGCGGACTCCGGTTACCTAACGCGCCGGTTGGTGGACGTGTCCCAGGACACGATCATTCGGGAAACCGATTGCGGCACGGAACGGGGGATTCCGGTTCGGGCCATGACCGACGATGAAAAAATCCTGATTCCGATTAGCTCCCGACTGTTGGGTCGGGTGGTGGCGGTGGATGTGGTTCATCCGCAAACCGGCGAGGTGCTGGCGGCCCGCAACCAAGACATTTCCGATGAGTTGGCCAAGGAAATCGAAGCGGCGGGCGTGGAAGAGGTGATCGTGCGATCGCCCCTGACCTGTGAAGCGGCCCGATCGGTCTGCCAAAAGTGCTATGGCTGGAGCTTGGCCCACGGCAGCATGGTGGACATGGGTGAAGCGGTGGGGATTATCGCGGCCCAGTCGATCGGGGAACCCGGGACACAGCTCACCATGCGCACCTTCCACACGGGGGGTGTCTTCACCGGGGAAGTGGCCGGTCAGATTCGTGCGCCCTTTGATGGGGTGGTCAAATATCCCAAGAACCTGCGGGCCCGCTCCTTCCGCACCCGCCACGGGGAAGATGCCCTGTTGCTGGAAGCGCCCACCAAACTCACCGTGGAAGCCGGTGGCAAAAAGGAAACCTTCGAAGCTAGCCAAGGTTCGATCCTGATTGCCCGCAGCGGTGAAGAAGTGAAGCTGGGTCAAATGCTGGTGGAGGTGCAGGCCCAAGGGCGCACCACCCGGAAATCCACCGAAAAAGCCACCAAGGACGTGCCTTCGGACATGGCCGGTGAGGTGCTGTTCGATGGAGTCTATCCCGAAGAGAAAAAAGACCGCCAAGGCAACACCACCCGGATTGCTCAGCGGAGTGGGCTGATTTGGGTGCTGTCTGGGGAAGTCTACAACCTGCCGCCGGGGGCTGAACCCACGGTCAAAAATGGCAGCGTGGTAGAGGCCAACAGCATCCTGGCGGAAACCCGCCTGGTGACGGAGCATGGCGGGGTGGTGCGCCTCCCGATCGAGGTGGCCGAAGCCGACGGCAAGGCCGGCAGCCGAGAAATTGAAATTATCACCGCCTCGGTGTTGCTGAACGAAGCTCGGATCCGCACCGAAAGCGCCCAAGGTCGCGATCACTACCTGATTGAGACCGATCGGGGACAACTGTTCTCCCTGATTGCCACCCCCGGCACCAAGGTGTTGCACAACCAAGTGGTGGCCGAGCTGATTGACGACCACTACCGCACCAGCACCGGCGGGATTCTGCGCTACTCCGGCGTGGAAGTGGCCAAAAAAGCCAAGGGCAAACAGGGCTATGAAGTGCTCCAAGGGGGCACGCTGCTTTGGATTCCCGAAGAAACCCACGAAATCAACAAGGACATCTCCCTGTTGATGGTGGAAGACGGCCAGTATGTGGAAGCGGGCACCGAGATCGTCAAGGACATCTTCTGCCAGAGCGCCGGGATCGTGGAAGTGATCCAAAAGAACGACATTCTGCGGGAAATTTCGATCAAGCCCGGTGATCTGCGGATGGTCGATGATCCGGACTTGGTGGCCACCGTCGATGGGCAAATCATCACCCCCGGTCAAGACATTATTCCGGGGCTGCCGGCCGAAGAGCTGGTTTGCGTGGAATATGTGGAAACGCCGGAAGGGTCGGGCCTGTTGCTGCGGCCGGTGATTGAGTTCACTGTGCCCGATGAGCCGGCCGTGCCGAGCCAAGATTCCGCCGAAGAAGCCGGGCGATCGATCAAACTGCGGGCCGTTCAGCGGATTCCGTTCAAGGACGGTGAGCGGGTTAAGTCCGTGGAAGGGATTGACCTGCTGCGCACCCAACTGATCCTGGAAATGGATAAGGGTACGCCGCAGTTGGCCGCCGATATTGAACTGGTGGATGATCCAACGGACGAAGACATCAAGCGCCTGCAACTGGTGATTTTGGAATCCCTGGTGGTGCGGCGGGATGTGTCGGCGGATCCGACCCAGGGCAGCACCCACACGCGCCTGCTGGTGAAGGATGGCGATCGGGTGGATCCGGGAGCCGTGGTGGCCCGCACCGAAATCCAAGCCAAAGACGGCGGGGAAGTGCGCGGCATTCGCGGCGACGGGGAAAGCCTGCGGCGTTTGCTGATCATGCGCCCCACCGATCAGGTGACCGTGGCGACCCAGGCAACTCCGACCGTCAAAGTGGATGACTTGGTGGTGGCGGGCAAGAGCGAAATTGCGCCCGGCCAGGTCAGCGCCGAATCGGGCCAAGTGCTGTCGATCGGGGAAGATCACCTGGTGTTGCGGGTGGCACGCCCCTACCGCGTGTCCTCCCAAGCCGTGTTGCACATTGACGATGGCGACTTGGTGCAGCGGGGTGACAATCTGGTGTTGCTGGTATTTGAGCGCACCAAAACCGGAGACATCATCCAAGGTTTGCCCCGGATTGAGGAGCTGCTGGAAGCCCGGAAGCCCAAGGAAGCTTGCGTGTTGGCCCGTCGTCCCGGTACGGCCCAAGTGGTCTATGGGGAAGATGACACGGTGGAAGTCAAGATCATCGAGAACGATGGCACCTTGGCGGAATACCCAATTCGAGCCGGTCAAAACGTGCAGGTGGTCGATGGCCAAACGGCGAACGTGGCGGAACCGCTGACCGACGGCCCGGCCAACCCCCACGAAACCCTGGAAATCTTCTACAACTACTACGCGGAGTTGATGTCGCCCTACGAAGCGGCCCTCGACAGCTTGCAACGGGTGCAAAAATTCCTGGTGGATGAAGTGCAGTCCGTGTACCAGTCCCAGGGGATTGAAATCTCCGACAAGCACATTGAAGTGATTGTGCGGCAGATGACCTCCAAGGTGCGGATCGATGACGGTGGCGATACGACAATGCTGCCGGGTGAGTTGGTGGAACTGCAACAGGTGGAGCGGGTGAATGAAGCCATGTCGATTACCGGCGCGGCTCCGGCCCTTTACACGCCCGTGCTGTTGGGGATCACCAAGGCTTCGCTGAACACGGACAGTTTCATTTCGGCGGCCAGTTTCCAGGAAACCACGCGGGTACTGACGGAAGCGGCGATCGAGGGCAAATCCGACTGGCTGCGTGGCCTGAAGGAAAACGTGATCATCGGTCGTCTGATTCCGGCGGGTACGGGCTTCAATGCCTACGAAGAAGGCCTGGTGGATGAAATTAGCCCCTACGAAACCACGGGTTACACCCTGACCGATCCGCTCTACGGCGACGATGGAGAGCTGGCCGATGTGGTGCTGGACGATCGCACGGCGCGGGCCTATGAGCTGGAAGGGACGATCGACCTGGGTGCTGAGGCGGCCTATGGCCTGAGTCGCAACCCGGCGATCATCGATGATGAGGACATCGGCGGCAGCTACGGCAGCCGCTACACCAGCAGCGGTGATGAGGAAGAGGAAGAGGGTTACACCGACGGCGGCGAAGATTTCGACGACGAAGACTAG